The Solibacillus sp. FSL W7-1464 genome contains a region encoding:
- the flhA gene encoding flagellar biosynthesis protein FlhA, producing the protein MQIRDLGVLAAVIMVVAMLIIPLPHWLLSFLIIINITLALLVLLTSMNMKEALDFSIFPTVILLLTLFRLALSVSTTRAILAEGDAGKVVETFGNFVTGGNILVGLVIFLLLVIIQFIVITKGSERVAEVAARFTLDAMPGKQMSIDADLNAGMISEKEARERREKVSGEADFYGAMDGATKFVKGDAIASIIMVGINLLFGMIIGMLQMELSFGEAASKYSMLTVGDGLVSQIPALLISTATGIVVTRAASKGNLGSDITAQLFAQSKLLYVAAGTILLLGLFTPIPDWITIPIALALAAGAFLMDRKKEETPEEIMEFEEEVASDTMKSPENVINLLNVDPIEFEFGYGLIPLVDTAQGGDLLDRVVMIRRQLALELGIVIPIVRIRDNIQLQPNEYRIKIKGNEMARGELLLDHYLAMSPGDDNSIDGIDTIEPSFGLPAKWITEAVKEDAEMFGYTVVDPPSVVSTHLTEMIRANAHDLLGRQETKQLIDHLRETHAILVDDLIPTPLSIGEVQKVLAKLLRENVSIRNLPIIFETLADYAKLTSDPDILTEYVRQALARQITSQFINGQQALKVITVSAKVEKLVADSIQQTDHGNYLAMDPQQSQLVLEAIAKEVERVSYTEQSPIILCSPAVRLYVRQMTERYFPQVPILSYNELDAAVEIQSVGVVNVE; encoded by the coding sequence TTACATTGGCACTTCTTGTATTATTAACTTCGATGAACATGAAGGAAGCGCTCGATTTCTCGATATTCCCTACTGTTATTCTATTATTGACACTGTTCCGTCTGGCACTGTCCGTATCGACGACTCGTGCTATTTTGGCGGAAGGTGACGCAGGTAAAGTAGTAGAGACATTTGGTAATTTCGTAACAGGCGGTAATATTTTAGTAGGGTTAGTTATTTTCTTATTATTAGTTATTATCCAGTTCATCGTTATTACAAAAGGGTCGGAACGTGTTGCGGAAGTTGCTGCACGTTTTACATTGGATGCGATGCCTGGTAAACAAATGAGTATTGATGCGGATTTAAACGCAGGAATGATTTCGGAAAAGGAAGCGCGCGAACGCCGTGAAAAAGTATCGGGAGAAGCGGACTTTTACGGAGCGATGGATGGTGCAACGAAATTCGTAAAAGGGGATGCAATCGCCTCGATTATTATGGTCGGCATTAACTTACTGTTCGGTATGATTATCGGTATGCTTCAGATGGAGCTAAGCTTTGGTGAAGCTGCCTCGAAATATTCGATGCTGACTGTCGGTGATGGACTTGTATCGCAGATCCCGGCTTTATTGATTTCCACAGCTACAGGGATTGTTGTTACACGTGCCGCTTCAAAAGGAAACCTTGGTTCGGATATTACAGCGCAGTTATTTGCACAATCCAAGCTATTGTATGTTGCTGCAGGTACAATTCTCCTGCTCGGATTATTTACTCCGATTCCGGACTGGATTACGATTCCGATTGCACTTGCATTAGCGGCCGGTGCCTTCTTAATGGACCGTAAAAAGGAAGAAACACCGGAAGAAATTATGGAATTCGAAGAGGAAGTTGCTTCTGATACGATGAAAAGCCCTGAAAATGTTATTAATCTATTAAATGTCGATCCGATAGAGTTCGAATTTGGCTACGGGTTAATTCCGTTAGTGGATACTGCGCAGGGCGGAGATTTATTGGACCGCGTAGTAATGATCCGGCGTCAGCTTGCATTGGAGCTTGGAATCGTCATACCGATTGTCCGAATCCGTGACAATATTCAGCTGCAGCCAAATGAGTACCGGATTAAAATAAAGGGAAATGAAATGGCAAGAGGTGAATTACTGCTCGATCATTATTTGGCGATGAGTCCTGGCGATGATAATTCAATCGATGGTATTGATACAATTGAGCCATCATTCGGCCTGCCTGCAAAATGGATCACAGAAGCAGTAAAAGAGGATGCCGAAATGTTCGGTTATACAGTAGTCGATCCGCCAAGTGTTGTTTCCACACATTTAACTGAAATGATCCGGGCAAATGCCCACGATTTGCTTGGTCGTCAAGAGACGAAGCAACTGATCGATCATTTACGCGAAACACATGCGATTTTAGTGGACGATTTAATTCCGACGCCATTATCGATTGGGGAAGTACAAAAAGTATTGGCCAAATTATTGCGTGAGAATGTGTCGATCCGTAATTTGCCGATCATTTTTGAAACACTGGCAGATTATGCAAAGCTTACGAGTGATCCCGATATTTTAACTGAGTATGTGAGACAGGCATTGGCCAGACAGATTACATCTCAATTCATAAACGGCCAACAAGCACTGAAAGTTATTACAGTGTCCGCAAAAGTGGAAAAACTTGTAGCGGACAGCATTCAGCAAACAGATCACGGGAACTATTTGGCGATGGATCCGCAACAGTCACAATTGGTATTGGAAGCTATTGCAAAAGAGGTAGAGCGTGTATCCTATACGGAACAGTCGCCAATTATTTTATGTTCGCCTGCTGTGCGCCTTTATGTAAGACAAATGACAGAACGTTATTTCCCGCAAGTACCGATTCTTTCATATAACGAATTGGATGCAGCCGTTGAAATTCAAAGTGTAGGGGTGGTGAATGTTGAATGA
- a CDS encoding chemotaxis protein CheW has translation MTNATEQKNLKVIVFQLADKEYAIPVSHVKGIEKLMHITRVPKTEHYVKGVINLRGVVTPVIDLRERFDLPVSGNEETTRIIIITLETMEVGFIVDSANDVLDINASSIEQQPEVVGSFEEDFIAGVAKLENRLLILLHLDKVLNPID, from the coding sequence ATGACGAATGCAACAGAGCAAAAAAACTTGAAAGTAATTGTGTTTCAATTAGCAGATAAAGAATACGCGATTCCTGTTTCGCACGTAAAGGGAATCGAAAAATTAATGCATATCACACGTGTACCGAAAACAGAACATTATGTAAAAGGTGTCATTAATCTTCGAGGTGTTGTAACGCCAGTCATCGATTTACGTGAACGGTTTGACTTGCCTGTTTCAGGTAACGAAGAAACAACCCGAATTATTATTATTACGCTGGAGACGATGGAAGTCGGCTTTATCGTCGATTCAGCAAACGATGTGTTGGACATCAACGCGTCCTCCATTGAACAGCAGCCGGAAGTGGTCGGCTCATTTGAAGAAGATTTTATCGCTGGTGTCGCAAAATTGGAAAACCGTTTATTAATTTTACTTCATTTAGATAAAGTGTTAAATCCGATTGATTGA
- a CDS encoding chemotaxis protein CheD: MIVTHSNEVIKVGIAQMDIVKVPKTIRTSGLGSCVGAVIYDESKKVAGMVHVMLPDSSLNRTATVNTAKFADTGIAALVDLLKQQGAHHLKLKAKIAGGAQMFQFTADKDSMRIGPRNVEAVKAQLKKLGIPLIAEDTGGNSGRTIEFNPETSLLQVRTVNKGVSEI; the protein is encoded by the coding sequence ATGATAGTTACCCATTCAAATGAAGTGATTAAAGTAGGCATTGCGCAGATGGATATTGTGAAAGTCCCAAAGACAATCCGTACTTCCGGTTTAGGTTCTTGTGTGGGTGCCGTCATTTATGACGAATCCAAAAAAGTTGCCGGAATGGTCCATGTCATGCTGCCGGATTCCAGTTTAAATCGAACAGCAACAGTAAATACAGCAAAATTTGCCGATACTGGAATTGCCGCTTTAGTCGATCTTTTAAAACAACAAGGAGCCCATCACCTTAAATTGAAGGCAAAAATTGCGGGTGGTGCCCAAATGTTCCAATTTACTGCGGACAAAGATTCGATGAGGATTGGACCGAGAAATGTGGAGGCTGTTAAAGCTCAGCTAAAAAAACTGGGAATACCGCTCATCGCTGAAGATACAGGTGGGAACAGCGGTCGTACTATCGAATTTAATCCTGAAACGAGCTTGCTTCAGGTTCGTACCGTCAATAAAGGAGTGAGTGAAATATAA
- a CDS encoding RNA polymerase subunit sigma: MSLKGLELQIAIPKTFDAGKMADQRQQNTILQQMHANDALNKELERKQLSVNETEHLNTVNDEEQEKPSENEDEQMQGNKKNKEQLEQKVQHPFKGNLFDFSG; the protein is encoded by the coding sequence ATGAGTTTAAAGGGCCTGGAATTGCAGATTGCGATTCCGAAAACATTTGATGCAGGGAAAATGGCGGACCAGCGTCAACAAAATACAATCCTGCAGCAAATGCATGCAAATGACGCATTAAACAAAGAACTGGAACGCAAACAATTATCCGTCAATGAAACAGAGCATCTGAACACAGTCAATGATGAGGAACAAGAAAAGCCTTCCGAAAACGAGGATGAGCAAATGCAGGGAAACAAGAAAAATAAGGAACAGCTGGAACAAAAAGTGCAGCATCCGTTTAAAGGGAATCTTTTTGATTTTAGCGGCTAG
- a CDS encoding MinD/ParA family protein: MKDQAEKLRQKLFESEHKPGRSIAVVSGKGGVGKSNFTTNFATLLSKRGKKVVILDMDIGMGNVHLLIGSSVKYSLKDYLDGQIPLEDVLCETTEGVSYISGGSGMSSLMEWSADVFARLITAFETLQKNYDFVLFDMGAGVVDWSLDLLTSIEEIIVISTAEPTSIMDAYSMMKFIHLKDPMKKFYLLCNRAFTVEEGQDTTQRLKTVMQRFLEKEVSIMGSLPEDPVVRQAVRQQALFTLLYPDAPVTKTMDKIVEQFLTKQPVMKEVHATNESMKFISKLKSIFSRGRE, encoded by the coding sequence ATGAAAGATCAAGCTGAAAAACTGCGCCAGAAATTGTTTGAAAGTGAACATAAGCCAGGGCGATCAATTGCAGTTGTTAGTGGAAAAGGTGGAGTAGGTAAAAGTAACTTTACGACAAACTTTGCCACCCTTTTATCAAAAAGAGGGAAAAAAGTAGTCATATTAGATATGGATATTGGAATGGGTAATGTACACCTTCTCATTGGAAGCTCCGTGAAATATAGTTTAAAAGATTACCTCGATGGTCAAATACCACTTGAAGATGTTCTGTGCGAAACAACGGAAGGGGTAAGCTATATTTCCGGCGGTTCCGGTATGTCGTCGTTAATGGAATGGTCTGCTGATGTTTTTGCCCGGTTAATCACGGCTTTTGAAACATTGCAGAAAAATTATGATTTTGTCTTGTTTGATATGGGAGCGGGTGTTGTTGATTGGTCTCTTGATCTATTAACATCCATTGAAGAAATTATCGTGATTTCAACAGCGGAACCGACGTCCATTATGGATGCCTATTCTATGATGAAATTTATCCATCTTAAAGACCCGATGAAGAAATTTTATCTGTTATGCAACCGTGCATTTACCGTAGAGGAAGGGCAAGATACGACACAGCGTCTAAAAACAGTGATGCAGCGCTTTTTGGAGAAGGAAGTATCGATTATGGGCTCGCTGCCGGAAGACCCGGTTGTGCGTCAGGCAGTACGCCAGCAAGCCTTATTTACACTGCTTTATCCTGATGCCCCTGTTACAAAAACGATGGACAAGATTGTCGAGCAATTTTTAACAAAGCAGCCAGTTATGAAAGAAGTGCATGCAACGAACGAGTCAATGAAATTTATATCAAAGTTAAAAAGCATCTTTTCGAGAGGTCGTGAGTAA
- a CDS encoding protein-glutamate methylesterase/protein-glutamine glutaminase has protein sequence MSNLQKIKLLVVDDSAFMRKLISDFFSDHRQIEVIGTARNGKDAIKKIEQQKPDVVTMDVEMPEMNGMEALKEIMQKYPLPVVMLSSTTKRGAENTVMAMEYGAVDFVAKPSGSISLDLHKIKDELVRKVEEASKVSISKLKNPFRKSTVASQTIRQPSNNDESKLNNMTKPSAKIDVQVKKTEWSKTSKKIILIGTSTGGPRALQEVITKIPANVGAPILIVQHMPAGFTKSLAGRLDQLSEIHVKEAEQGDLLQKGTAYIAPGGYHLKLRKVGSAFAVVLDDQEPPRAGHRPSVDVMFEDVSQYSDFDKIAVIMTGMGYDGSKGLVSLKKTGNVTAIAESAETCIVYGMPKAAVETQLVDEVADVDDIARTIMKYMP, from the coding sequence ATGAGCAACTTACAGAAAATCAAACTGCTGGTTGTTGATGATTCCGCCTTTATGCGAAAGCTAATAAGCGATTTTTTTTCGGATCATCGACAGATTGAAGTCATCGGCACTGCCCGGAACGGGAAAGACGCGATAAAAAAAATCGAGCAGCAAAAACCCGATGTCGTGACAATGGATGTGGAAATGCCGGAAATGAATGGGATGGAAGCATTAAAAGAGATTATGCAAAAGTACCCGTTGCCTGTTGTCATGCTTTCAAGTACGACAAAGCGTGGAGCAGAAAATACAGTAATGGCAATGGAGTACGGAGCAGTCGATTTTGTTGCTAAACCAAGCGGCTCCATTTCATTAGATTTACATAAAATTAAGGATGAACTTGTACGGAAAGTGGAAGAGGCTTCTAAAGTATCAATTTCCAAGTTGAAAAATCCTTTCCGTAAATCGACTGTTGCAAGTCAAACGATCCGTCAGCCTTCCAACAATGACGAATCAAAGCTGAACAATATGACAAAGCCATCCGCCAAAATCGATGTGCAGGTTAAAAAGACGGAGTGGAGCAAAACTTCGAAGAAAATCATTTTAATCGGGACTTCAACAGGCGGCCCGAGGGCTTTACAAGAAGTCATTACGAAAATCCCTGCAAATGTGGGTGCACCGATTTTAATCGTGCAGCATATGCCTGCCGGTTTTACGAAGTCGTTGGCAGGCAGACTTGATCAATTAAGTGAAATACATGTAAAAGAAGCAGAACAAGGCGACCTGTTGCAAAAGGGAACGGCTTATATTGCCCCAGGTGGCTACCATCTTAAATTAAGAAAAGTCGGATCGGCATTTGCTGTCGTACTCGACGACCAGGAACCGCCAAGAGCAGGACATCGCCCGTCTGTGGACGTTATGTTTGAAGATGTCAGCCAGTATTCGGATTTCGATAAAATTGCCGTCATTATGACAGGTATGGGTTATGACGGATCAAAAGGATTAGTCTCACTCAAAAAAACAGGTAATGTCACGGCTATTGCCGAGTCAGCAGAAACGTGTATCGTTTATGGAATGCCAAAAGCTGCCGTGGAAACGCAGCTTGTAGATGAAGTGGCGGATGTTGATGATATTGCCCGAACAATTATGAAATATATGCCTTAA
- the flhF gene encoding flagellar biosynthesis protein FlhF: protein MKMKKYNAPSIAEAMKQIRADLGEDAVILNSKVVVTKKFFGLVKNKSYEVVAGYDKVEKKPTLPSFEDMPAFAPRLIEEEISEVASSVEQPKKVPQGAAAGLPDNLVKEIADLKSIMQSMQRRSTQSHYPDELLTFIDFLREQELGEELITGISDELFMYYTKQGKQITWNEMQGVAQDFLRKELYDLPISGISYEKKYINVLGPTGVGKTTTIAKMAARAVLEKKKKVGFITTDTYRIAAIEQLKTYAALLQAPVEIVYNAKDYAEAIQKLDHMDLIFIDTAGRNYKETKYVEDLKSLIQFSEQIESYLVLSLTSKQKDLESIIEQFKNLQIEKFIFTKLDETNSIGTMFNLMIKYNKGLAYYTNGQEVPEDIEQPNSDNLLELFFKENSDERSS from the coding sequence ATGAAGATGAAAAAATATAATGCACCTTCCATTGCTGAGGCGATGAAGCAAATTCGCGCCGATTTAGGGGAAGATGCAGTTATTCTGAATTCAAAAGTCGTCGTGACAAAAAAGTTTTTCGGGTTGGTAAAAAATAAAAGCTATGAAGTCGTGGCAGGATATGACAAGGTAGAAAAGAAACCTACATTGCCGTCTTTTGAAGATATGCCGGCATTTGCACCGAGATTGATAGAGGAAGAGATCAGTGAAGTGGCTTCGTCTGTGGAACAACCTAAAAAAGTTCCGCAAGGCGCTGCTGCCGGCTTGCCTGATAACTTGGTCAAAGAAATTGCTGATTTAAAATCGATTATGCAATCGATGCAGCGAAGGTCTACCCAATCTCATTATCCTGATGAACTCTTAACATTTATCGACTTTCTACGTGAGCAGGAACTTGGAGAGGAGCTTATCACAGGAATCAGTGATGAGCTTTTTATGTATTATACCAAGCAGGGTAAACAAATTACTTGGAACGAAATGCAGGGAGTTGCCCAAGACTTTTTAAGAAAAGAATTGTATGACTTGCCGATTAGCGGAATTTCATATGAAAAAAAATATATAAATGTGTTAGGTCCAACCGGTGTCGGAAAAACGACAACGATAGCGAAAATGGCCGCACGCGCTGTCCTTGAAAAGAAAAAGAAAGTCGGGTTTATTACGACGGATACGTATCGGATTGCTGCAATCGAACAATTGAAAACGTATGCTGCATTGCTTCAGGCACCTGTTGAAATTGTCTATAATGCAAAAGATTATGCAGAGGCGATTCAGAAACTTGACCATATGGATTTAATTTTTATCGATACGGCCGGGAGAAACTATAAAGAAACGAAATATGTTGAAGACTTGAAATCGCTAATCCAATTTAGCGAACAAATCGAATCTTATTTAGTCTTATCGTTAACGTCTAAGCAAAAAGACTTAGAATCAATTATTGAACAATTTAAGAACTTGCAGATTGAAAAATTTATCTTTACAAAGCTTGATGAAACAAATTCTATTGGCACTATGTTTAATTTAATGATTAAATATAATAAAGGACTAGCTTATTATACAAATGGTCAAGAAGTACCAGAAGATATCGAACAACCAAATAGTGATAATTTACTAGAACTTTTCTTCAAGGAGAATTCGGATGAAAGATCAAGCTGA
- a CDS encoding multidrug transporter, translated as MFGSIFYNFWAALLSFAVYFIAAIQNPYAMPLPTITTAFVVAVIAFSLMFLIRYFLGYVFYTPEAPVLIQTEEELSGAVANETDKTQTVPQRDHTAMEVDDENTGEIAQVVRTMLQSDEAISR; from the coding sequence ATGTTTGGTTCAATATTTTATAATTTTTGGGCAGCACTACTTTCATTCGCTGTATATTTTATTGCTGCAATTCAAAATCCGTATGCAATGCCATTGCCGACAATTACCACAGCTTTTGTCGTCGCTGTCATTGCGTTTAGTTTGATGTTTCTTATCCGTTATTTCCTTGGTTATGTATTTTATACACCAGAAGCACCTGTTTTGATACAAACTGAAGAAGAACTTTCTGGTGCTGTAGCGAATGAGACGGACAAAACACAAACTGTTCCGCAACGCGACCATACGGCAATGGAAGTAGATGATGAGAATACGGGAGAAATTGCACAGGTCGTTCGTACAATGCTACAAAGCGATGAAGCCATTTCACGGTAA
- a CDS encoding chemotaxis protein CheC has protein sequence MNFSEKITLLHLDVLKEIGNIGAAHAATALSGLLGKKIDMRVPDVKMASFNEMMELAGGSENAVVGIYLRIEGDVKGSMFFILPIEQANRFIRSLIHDESFDFHTPPYSEIGLSAMQEMGNILSGSYLSALSDFTGLKIYPTVPGLSVDMFGAIISIGLIELSQVSDSVIVINTSIYEEVMSDDGAVKGQFFLLPEPDSFEAIFKSLGVPTT, from the coding sequence ATGAACTTTAGTGAAAAAATTACGTTGCTTCATTTAGATGTTTTAAAGGAAATCGGAAATATTGGTGCTGCACATGCCGCTACAGCATTATCGGGTTTATTGGGAAAAAAGATTGATATGCGCGTACCTGACGTGAAAATGGCTTCATTTAATGAAATGATGGAGCTTGCTGGCGGTTCGGAAAATGCCGTCGTCGGTATTTATCTTCGTATCGAAGGGGATGTCAAAGGAAGCATGTTTTTCATTTTGCCGATTGAGCAGGCAAACCGATTTATTCGAAGTCTCATCCATGACGAATCTTTTGATTTTCATACCCCGCCTTATTCGGAAATTGGCTTATCGGCAATGCAGGAAATGGGCAATATTTTATCCGGCTCTTATTTATCGGCTTTATCCGATTTTACAGGTCTGAAAATTTATCCGACAGTACCCGGATTAAGTGTTGATATGTTTGGTGCAATTATAAGTATCGGTCTTATTGAACTTTCACAAGTAAGCGATTCGGTCATCGTCATCAACACATCTATATATGAAGAAGTCATGTCGGATGATGGAGCGGTAAAAGGGCAGTTCTTCCTGTTGCCTGAACCCGATTCATTTGAAGCAATTTTTAAATCATTAGGAGTGCCTACGACATGA
- a CDS encoding chemotaxis protein CheA, whose protein sequence is MELNQYLEMFIEESKEHLQACSEHLLELEKNPEDLTIVGEIFRSAHTLKGMAATMGFEDLADLTHKMENILDAIRNSKIKVDAEILDVVFESVDHLEEMVFDIADGGDGKRNVQATVEKLKRIEAGEPANAASEEPASGQEVAAAMVANEYKQPAEAPELKLSYDDFEKTVILQSSEQDFNAFEITVALREDCLLKAARVFMVFEILEKNGDVIKSSPTVDKLEEEQFDSQFHVAFISKESAEDLQKMLLKVSEVDLVVVKKIDRNVFVTKTTAIEVPAEEAQPAVQETVNAVPEAQPKTASAKNSNSKSGHASSKTIRVNIERLDILMNLFEELAIDRGRLLSIASEVNHGELNETVERMSRTMGDLQNIVLTMRMVPVDTVFNRFPKMVRQLSRDLNKKIELNIVGAETELDRTVIDEIGDPLVHLIRNSVDHGIESPEVRRAKGKPEEGTVELRAYHSGNYVFIEIEDDGAGINRDKVLAKALSKGIVTQEQSLTMTDKQINELIMASGFSTADVISDVSGRGVGLDVVKTTIESLGGNISIESTQNVGSVFSIQLPLTLSIISVMLVEIENEIYAIPLSSIIETSIIRHTDILNAHNQKVIDFRGKVVPLVFLEEIFEVPRAEQINDGFHSVVIVRKGDKLAGLVVDSFIGQQEIVLKSLGNYLTNIFAISGATILGNGKVALIVDCNALMK, encoded by the coding sequence ATGGAATTAAATCAGTATTTGGAAATGTTCATTGAAGAAAGTAAAGAGCATTTACAAGCATGCAGTGAACACTTATTGGAATTGGAAAAAAATCCGGAAGACTTGACGATTGTCGGGGAGATTTTCCGTTCGGCACATACTTTAAAAGGTATGGCAGCAACAATGGGCTTTGAAGACTTAGCCGACTTAACGCATAAAATGGAAAACATTTTAGATGCAATCCGCAACAGCAAAATTAAAGTGGACGCGGAAATTCTGGATGTCGTTTTCGAATCTGTCGACCATTTGGAAGAAATGGTATTCGACATTGCAGATGGCGGAGACGGTAAACGCAACGTGCAGGCGACAGTGGAAAAGCTAAAGCGCATTGAAGCAGGTGAACCGGCAAATGCCGCTTCGGAAGAACCAGCATCAGGTCAGGAAGTTGCTGCTGCAATGGTGGCAAATGAATATAAACAGCCAGCCGAAGCACCTGAACTGAAATTGTCCTATGATGATTTTGAAAAAACGGTCATTCTACAATCCTCTGAACAGGATTTTAATGCATTTGAAATTACAGTGGCTTTGCGTGAAGATTGTTTATTGAAAGCTGCCCGTGTATTCATGGTATTCGAAATACTGGAGAAAAACGGAGATGTCATCAAATCTTCACCAACAGTAGATAAATTAGAAGAAGAGCAGTTTGACAGTCAATTCCACGTTGCCTTTATTTCAAAAGAGTCTGCTGAAGATTTGCAAAAGATGCTGTTGAAAGTATCCGAGGTTGACCTTGTAGTTGTGAAAAAAATAGACCGAAATGTTTTTGTTACAAAAACTACAGCAATCGAAGTGCCTGCAGAAGAAGCACAGCCAGCAGTACAAGAAACTGTGAATGCCGTGCCTGAAGCACAGCCAAAAACCGCATCAGCTAAAAACAGCAACAGTAAATCGGGGCATGCATCGAGTAAAACGATCCGAGTAAATATTGAACGCCTTGATATATTAATGAACTTGTTTGAAGAGCTTGCAATTGATCGCGGTCGTCTTTTATCAATTGCCAGTGAAGTGAATCATGGAGAACTGAATGAAACAGTTGAACGTATGAGCCGTACAATGGGAGATCTGCAAAATATCGTTTTAACGATGCGCATGGTACCTGTAGATACTGTATTTAACCGTTTCCCGAAAATGGTACGTCAATTGTCGCGTGATTTAAACAAAAAAATTGAACTCAATATTGTCGGTGCCGAGACAGAACTTGACCGCACAGTAATTGATGAAATTGGAGATCCTTTAGTTCACCTGATCCGTAACTCTGTTGATCATGGAATCGAAAGTCCGGAAGTACGCCGTGCAAAAGGCAAACCGGAAGAAGGAACAGTAGAACTTCGTGCCTATCATAGCGGGAACTATGTATTCATCGAGATTGAGGATGACGGAGCAGGAATCAACCGTGATAAAGTATTGGCAAAAGCGCTGTCTAAAGGAATTGTTACACAAGAACAATCATTGACGATGACAGACAAGCAGATTAACGAGTTAATTATGGCATCCGGTTTCTCGACAGCCGACGTCATTTCAGATGTTTCAGGCCGTGGTGTCGGTTTGGATGTTGTTAAAACAACAATCGAATCATTAGGCGGCAATATCTCGATTGAATCGACTCAAAATGTCGGGTCGGTATTCTCAATCCAATTACCGCTGACACTATCGATTATTTCAGTAATGCTCGTAGAAATTGAAAATGAAATTTATGCGATTCCGTTATCGTCAATTATTGAAACATCGATTATCCGTCACACAGACATTTTAAACGCTCATAATCAAAAAGTAATTGATTTCCGTGGTAAAGTAGTGCCGCTTGTATTCCTGGAAGAAATTTTTGAAGTGCCGCGTGCTGAGCAAATAAATGATGGCTTCCACTCAGTTGTAATCGTCCGCAAAGGCGATAAATTAGCTGGTTTAGTCGTCGATTCATTTATTGGACAGCAGGAAATTGTATTGAAATCATTAGGTAACTACTTAACGAATATTTTTGCGATTTCAGGTGCGACGATATTAGGAAACGGAAAAGTAGCGTTAATTGTAGACTGTAACGCACTGATGAAGTAA
- a CDS encoding FliA/WhiG family RNA polymerase sigma factor gives MTEQRHRDEQSLWVRWTKNRDPEAGDLLIKKFKPLVSYHVQRIAVGLPKNISRDDLVSLGMMGLFDALNKFDINRDLKFDTYASFRVRGAILDGLRKEDWLPRSAREKAKKLEAQIESLEQKLMRHASPEEVAAHMKLPVEEVYQTFQEHFFSNVLSINEQLDQEESEGKSFVIRDDNTKTPEQQTVHVELLGDLAENIKKLNEKEQLVISLFYSEELTLTEIGEILDLSTSRISQIHSKALFKLRKLLSSEMINT, from the coding sequence TTGACAGAACAAAGGCATAGAGACGAACAATCATTATGGGTTCGTTGGACAAAGAACCGTGATCCCGAAGCAGGCGATTTATTAATAAAAAAGTTTAAACCACTCGTATCGTATCATGTACAGCGTATAGCTGTCGGGCTTCCAAAGAACATTTCCCGGGATGATCTAGTGAGCCTGGGGATGATGGGGCTGTTTGATGCGTTAAATAAATTTGATATAAACCGGGATTTGAAATTTGATACGTATGCCTCATTCCGGGTACGTGGCGCTATTTTGGATGGTTTACGTAAAGAGGACTGGCTCCCGAGATCGGCACGAGAAAAAGCAAAAAAGCTAGAAGCGCAAATTGAATCACTTGAGCAGAAACTGATGCGCCATGCGTCACCCGAAGAAGTCGCAGCACATATGAAATTGCCTGTCGAAGAAGTTTACCAGACTTTTCAGGAACACTTTTTCTCGAATGTACTATCCATCAATGAGCAGCTGGATCAGGAAGAATCGGAAGGTAAGTCCTTTGTTATCCGTGATGACAATACGAAAACACCCGAGCAGCAAACTGTACATGTAGAGCTATTGGGCGATTTGGCTGAGAACATTAAAAAGCTGAATGAAAAAGAACAGCTTGTCATCAGTTTATTTTACTCGGAAGAATTAACATTAACCGAAATCGGTGAAATACTGGACCTGTCCACATCAAGAATTTCGCAAATCCACTCAAAAGCATTGTTTAAATTACGTAAATTATTGTCTTCGGAAATGATTAATACGTAA